TAAGTTCAATCAGCACGATGGTGTTTTAACAGCATACGAAGCTATGAACCTGAATCTGGACCATACAGAGATTGTATTTCTAAGCGCGTGTGAAACGGGCCGTGGAGAAGTCAAATCCGGTGAAGGTGTATATGGTTTACAGCGTTCTTTTATTGTGGCAGGTGCACAGAATGTAGTAATGACCTTATTCAAGGTAGACGATGCTGTTACTCAGAAACTCGTGAATCTATTCTACGCGGAATGGATCAAAACAAATGATAAACGAACTGCTTTTATTAATGCAAAGAAAGCCATCTTAGATGAATACAAAGATCCTATTTACTGGGGCGCATTTATTATGGTTGGGTTAGATTAAAGCTAGCTCATATCTTTGAATAAGATTAGATCAAACACGAAATTTCAACCACAAAAAAGGGCTGTTACATTGTAACAGCCCTTTTCAATTTATTCATTCTAAAGAGAGACTTCGTGTATATTATTTAATCTCTTTAACGTCTTCTAATCCAATCTTGAATAAGAACATATTATATGCATTTTGGTACTCTACAATATTTGGTTCTTTTTCAATAGCACTTTCATAATAAGGAATTGCATTTAGAAACAATTCTTGTTCTTCAAAATACGTAGCGATTACCATATCACCAATAGCAGAATTTGCAGGCACTTCACTCTTTAACATCCCCAGATCAGTTTCATATTTCGCCATTTCTGATCTGGTTGGCACCTGTAAGGAAACAAAACCAGAATTTTTTGAAGGATCGTTTGCATCCGCTATTTTCATCTTATACACCTGTCCAGGATTTAATCCCAATTTCGAGAAATCTATAGCGATAAATTGCTCATTCGTATTCTGAGAAAAAACGGACTCTTCGTAAAGATTGAAAATTGAAACATTGTAAGAAGAAGCATCGATTTTAGGGAACCATTGTACACTTCCTGAAGTTCCGGTGATTTTAGTCGTTTCTGGCAAAAATACCACGATATCCTTGTTCTCGATTGAACGTTCCACAGAACCTGTATACTTCATGTTTCTAGCTGTGTTATCATCCACCTTGCTCATATCCTTAACCAAAAGATCCAAATACTTTTGAGCCAATGAAGTCTCACCGCTTGCCAAAGCATTAGACAATTCAGAAACATAATATACCCCTCCTTTTTTCAGCTCTACGGCTTTGCCATCCATACTTACCAAGCCCACGTAACTCGTAGATCCGGTAATAATGATTTTGTCGTCTTGATATATCTTAACCCCTGTGGATATTGGGGTGTACTCATCAGGGTTCGCTCCTCTCTGAACCATACAGGTACCCTTTGCTGCCAGTGTTTTAAACAGTACTTCTTGAGCATACACCCCAACGCTCAAAAAACTAGCAAACAGAATTATTGCTATCTTTTTCATTATTTTAGTTTGTTTAGGAAAATTTTAATTCGAGAATCAAAAAAATATAAAAGAATATTTAATAAACCACTCAAAATCAACGATAAAAATAAATATTATTTTTGGATAAACAAAACCGGAGATCATGAAAATATTTCTGCGAAAGAGCGTATTCATTTGTACCATTTTTATCTTCGGATTCCTTTATCTGCTTGCAAAAATCCCAATGCAGTTCGAGTTATTAGATCCAATTGGAAAGGCTCTAAAAGACTTCGAATTGACGGATTTGGTATACAGCCAATTACGAACTGAACAAACATTAGACACCAATATTGTCCTGGTCAATATTGCGCATCTTTCCAGATCCGAGATTGGAAAACAAGTTGAGATTATCAATAAATATGAGCCTCAGGTTATTGGTATTGATGCTTTCTTCAGGTCAAAAAAAACCTTTCAGCAAGACATTCAATTGATCATGGCTTTATCTCAGGTAAAGAATCTGGTATTGGTTTCGGATTTAGAAAGACCAAATGCAGATGCAACTTGTTTTGACTCCCTGGGCACTTCTCATCCACAATTCAATGATTTTGCTCAAAATGGTTTTGCTGACGTTAAAACCAGTGAAGTCAGCTTTCGAACCATTCGAAAATTCACACCATCTTTTTGTTTGAAAGACACCAACTATCTTTCGTTTCCAGCTAAACTAGTTGAATTATATGATCCATCTAAGGTAGAGAAACTACTAGCCAGAAATAACGAACTTGAGATTATTAATTGGCGTGGAAATTATAGTAAGTTCTACAGAATAGATGCTCAACAACTCCTGGATGAAGAAGGTGATTTTTCTTTTATCAAAGGGAAAATCGTTATTATGGGATTTCTTGGTGAACGAGAATTAGGGGAAAAGTCATTGGAAGATACATTCTTTACCCCATTAAACCCTCAATCTGCTGGGCGCGCATATCCAGATATGTATGGAGCTACAGTACATGCCAATGTAGTCTCTATGATATTGAGTGAAGATTATATCAATCAACCGCCAGATTGGATCATGATTTTAATCGCGTTTCTACTTGTATATTTTAATGTAGCGATTTTTATCTGGATTGGAGATCATCATAAAGTTTACTACGACCTCATTACTAAAATGTTGATTTTGGTTGAAGTCGCATTACTTTTTGGAATCGTCATGTTTATTCTCCTTTACCTCCAAATCAAGATAAATCTTACTGTGGCTATTATTGCGATTATCTTTTCGGGTGACCTTACTGAGCTTTATGTTGGGTCACTTAAAGATTTAGCCATTATTGGACTCCGAAAAATTGGTTTAAATCCGGATAAATACAGATCCAAAGAGAATTAACTTCTTCTCAGATAGATTTTCTGACCAGGCTTTAACTGTGCGTTTTTAGATAGATTATTGTACTTCATAATCTTCTTCATCTTTACACCATATTTCTGAGAAATTGTCCAAATCGAATCCCCGGATCTCACAATATGATATGTTTGCGCTCCTTTATTTCTTTTTGGTTGCAGGTATACGATTTGGCCTTCAATAAACTTATAATCTTTTGATACGTTGTTGTATAATTTTATCTGCCATGGTCCCATTTCCATTTTTCTTGCAATGGTTTCCGGGGTATCTCCTTTCGAAGCTACGATATACTTGATCTTGTTTTTGGATAGCTTCACCATAGGTTTTGCATAGTAATCTACGTCTCCAAATTGATCGTTATTATCATATGATTCGTTTGGCGATTTCACCTCAGTATTAGGTGTCTCATTCCCTTCGTTTTTTTGATCTTTCGGCTTCTTCTTACCCAAAGCAATTTGATCATATTTATACAATTGATGATCTTCAATAATTTTAATTAAAAGCTTTGGATACTTTGGGTTTGTAGCATACCCTGCCCTCTTCAATTCATTCGCCCATCCTTTATAATCCGTGATTTTTAACTCAAAGCATTTGGCATACCGTTTTTTATGTAAAAAATCTGCATGGTCTGCATACGAATCATAGACTGATTTATATACCCTAAAGCACTCTCCCTTCTTATCATCATCATGATACGTACGTTCTCCTGTCCAGGAACTATGACATTTAATCCCAAAGTGATTATTAGACTTTTTTGCCAATTCACTATTTCCATTGCCACTTTCCAGAAGTCCTTGCGCTAGTGTAATACTCGCTGGCACCTTATGTTTACGCATATTCTCAATCGCAACATCTTTATACTTCGCAATATATTGTTCACGTGTCATCTTTGATTGTCCACTTGCACTACTATACAACGCAATCATCAATACACTCCAAATAACATATTTCAACTTTCTCATGTGAATTTCAATAAATCTTAACCAACAAAGTTACATGTGTCTCCAGACGTCTTTCAGCATATCTTCTATTGGATACAAACAGGTTAGTGTTAGTATTCCTATCTAATCTGATGCCAGTGGAATATTGAATCCGAAACGCTCATTTAATCCTCTATTTCCCTGTACACCACCGGTATGAATTGCCGTAATAACGCTACCTTTTGGGAAATAGTCTTGGGTTATCATTTTATATAGTCCAAACATCATTTTGCCGTTGTAAATTCCATCCAAAACAAAACCATGTTTTTCATAGAAAGCCTTTAGAAAATCTGCTAATTGTACATCCATTTTAGCAAAACCACCAAAGTGATATCTAGTCTCTACATTATAATTCTGCATATTCACACCTGCGTCTCTCAAAAACTTGTTAACCTCATCAACCATGAAATCACCTCCTTTCATAGCCGGAAATCCAATTACTTTCTGATTTTCTTCGGTTCCTGCTACAATTCCTGCCATTGTTGAACCTGTTCCACACGCCACGGTTATATGTGTAGTTTCTTTTGGAATTTCACTCACTATTTCTTTGCTCCCCCTCATTCCCAAAAGGTTACCTCCTCCCATTGGAACAAAAACAAATTCACCTTCTTCTTTCCTTAATTTGTTGAAATAATCCTGATTAATATCGTTGTAATCCGACTTCGAAAAAAAACGAATCTCCATTCCTAATTCCTCTGCCCGACTTAAAGTTGAATTACTCCTGTAAGATTCATAACCTCGAATTAATCCAATAGTATCAAAACCAAATAACTTTCCAGCCTCTGCTACTGCTGCGATATGATTTGAATAAGGACCTCCAACTGTGACTATTTTGTAGATTCCTTTTTCAGCCGAATCCAATAAATTATACTTCAACTTACGCCACTTATTACCTGAAATACCGGGATGTAACAAATCATCTCTAAGCATAAAAACCTGCACATCTTTACCATCAAATAAAGTATCCTCCAGCTTTTGAACATTAGATTTTTTTTGTGGCCAAATCATATCGCAAATAAAGCGGTTTTCTACAGAGAATGCAGAAACTGAGCACCTAATTTTTAAAATCAAAAACACTTATTATTCAATCAACAATATCCTTAATTTTGCAGCTTATTTTTTTGACACATGAACATATCATATAACTGGCTTAAAGAGTATGTAGACGTTGACTTAGACGTGAACAGAATTGGTGAATTACTTACAGATTCAGGACTTGAAGTGGAAGGTATTGAAGATTTCATTTCTGTTCCTGGTGGCTTTGAGGGATTATTTGTAGGTGAAGTTTTGACATGTGAAAAACACCCTAATGCAGATAAATTAAGTGTAACAACTGTAAACATCGGATCAGATGAACCTTTGAATATTGTTTGTGGTGCTCCCAATGTTGCAGCTGGTCAAAAAGTAATTGTAGCCACTGTGGGTTGCACATTATATCCAGTTTCTGGAGAATCATTCAAAATCAAAAAAGGAAAAATCCGTGGAGAAGTGTCCATGGGAATGATTTGCGCTGAAGATGAAATCGGTCTGGGAACAAGTCATGATGGAATTATGGTTTTAGATAATTCGTTAATTCCAGGCACACCTATTTCGGATGTTTTCAAAGTAGAAAAAGACAAAGTCATTGAAATTGGTCTTACGCCAAATCGCGCTGAAGCTGCTTCACATATCGGTACAGCACGTGATCTTGTAGCATTGTCAGTTGTTACTGCCGACCTAAATGTTCCAGAGATCAAATGGCCTAATGTTGACACGTTCAAAGTTGACAATACCGATTTAAACATTGATGTAACCGTTGAAAATACAGAAGCATGTGTCAGATATACCGGTGTTTCTATGACCGGTGTTGAAGTAAAAGAATCTCCGGAATGGTTGCAAAATAGATTAAAGGCTATTGGGTTAAGCCCAATCAACAATATTGTAGATATCTCTAATTTCGTTTTACATGAAATCGGACAACCACTACACATTTTTGATGCGGATCAAATTAAGGATCATCAAGTTAAAGTGAAAACTTTAGCTTCCGACACAAAATTCACCACGCTAGATGAAGCAGAAAGATCATTAAATGAAAGAGATTTAATGATTTGTGATTCTTCGGATGCAATGTGTATCGCAGGAGTTTTTGGTGGAATGACTTCCGGAGTTTCTGAAAACACTAAAAATATTTTCATTGAATCAGCTAACTTCAACCCAGTCTGGGTTAGAAAAACAGCAAAGCGCCATGGTTTAAATACTGATGCTTCCTTTAGATTCGAAAGAGGTGTTGATCCAAATCTTACGGTATATGGATTAAAAAGAGCTGCATTATTAATTCAGGAAATCGCTGGGGGGCAAGTATCTTCTGAAATTTCTGATTTCTATCCAAACCCGGTAGAACCTTACGCTGTTGATTTTAGAATTTCCTATTGCAACCGAATTATTGGGAAAGAGATTTCTAAAGAGGAAATCATTAAAATCCTAAATGGATTAGAAATTACAGTTTCGGAAGATCAGGGAGACCTATTGAAACTTGCCGTTCCTTATTACCGTGTAGATGTACTTAGAGAAATTGACGTCATTGAAGAAGTACTTCGTATCTATGGCTATAACAATATAGAACTTCCTACCAAGTACAATGCTTCGGTGATTTCTCAGGATGGTTTGGATCATGAAATTCTTTTAAATAAGGTTTCCGACCACTTAACCAGCAACGGCTTTATGGAAGCCAAGTCCAACTCATTAACATCATCTGCATACTACGAGAATTCTGAAAACTGGCCAGTTGCCAAATCTGTCAGAATGAAAAATCCATTAAGTCAGGATTTAAATGTGATGCGACAGACTATGTTGTTTGATGCTTTGGAAGCTGTAAGACACAATCAAAATCGTCAAACCAATGATTTAAAGTTTTACGAATTTGGTAAAACATATCAATTAAATGATCAAATTCAGGAAAGCCATAAATTGTCATTGACTTTGGTTGGCCGAAGATATCCTGAAAACTGGAGTACTGATAGCGAAAAGGTGGGTCTACAAGATTTAAAAGGCTACGTGCATTCTGTATTTAATTTACTACATCTGAACAACCAAAACATTGAAATTTCTGATCAGGTAATTTCAGATTTTGAATACGGTATCGTTCTAAAAGTAAATAATGAAATTATTGCACAAGGTGGTCTTGTTTCTAACGAACACGTGAAGACTTTCGGTATTAAAAGTGATGTTTTCTTTATTGAAATTGATTGGTCATTTATTAAAGAACTTTCCGGCACACATAAAATCAAATATGTCCCGGTTCCAAAGTTTCCTCAAATGAGAAGAGATTTATCTCTATTGTTGGATAATCAAATTCAATTTGGACAGATTGAAGAATTGGCAAAAAAAGTGGATCGCAAACTTCTAAAAGAAGTCAATCTGTTTGATGTTTATGAGGGGAAAAATCTTCCTAAAGGGAAAAAATCTTATGCAGTTAGTTTCACCTTCCAACACGCGGATAAGACACTTACTGATAAACAGGTAGACAAGATTATGCAGAAGTTGATTAAAGAATTAGGTAGTCAGCTGAATGCTGAATTGAGATAAGGTTTCAACAAAACTTCAAGAGCCCCTATTTGAAAGAATCAGGGGCTTTTTTGTACAATTAAACAACTAGTAACCAAAACCATATTAATCGTTTCTTCCTTTAAATTCTTGTCTATCTTTATGTATCTTTGGTATTTAACGCTAATACATCTACGATGGCTCGAACCAAAATCTCAGTACTTACGGAGGATAAGTGGCTGGAAGAAAAAACTGCTTACGAAATCCAGAAATCTGAATATGCGGTAGGATTTATAGGTGTCTCCGAATCACATCTTCTTAACTACCTCAAAAAAAACACCATATATAATCACATACTACTCATTAAGCCTACACCCGAAAATCAAATGGCATTTAGTGAAACTTTTTTAAGGTCATTATGTAAGATTAACGTAATCATTATTGGTGGTCCTTTAGCCGATGAGCATAAAGCTATTATTCAATCCAGTCATATCAGCGGGTACCTCACCTTAAAAGATATACATGCGACTACAATAAAAGAAATGGTTTTTCAGATAAACAAATTAGGATATTTCCCAAATGATCATATTCCTATCAGGTACTGGATCAACTCTCCAAAGAAAACCCAGGAGTTAGTGCAACCCAAATTCACGAATAAAGAAAAGCTTATCCTTTTCCATATGTGTCATGGATTTACCAATGTTGAAATTGCTGAGATTATTAAATCAAGTATCTCAAATGTTCGCAACCACGTTGAAAGAATGAAAGCCAAAGCACAGGTACAAACCAATATAGAAATGGTCGCAGTAAGCGTCTCCAACAATTGGATACAATTGTGTCGTGAAAATTTTAAAAGACATAACCCATATATCATGAAATTAACCCGTTAAAATCAGCCATGTGGTAAAACCACCACATTTTTTTTCATCAATTTGTTTCAAGCCCCAGCCTTAATATTTCAATATCCTATTTACTCTAGATTTTATAAAAGTTAATTATTTACCATTTCTGTGGTAAATCTACCATTTGTTTCAATTCTTGTTTTTAGCAACTTTACTCTGAGCAATATTGCTCTTTTTAACTTTAACTTATTATTTATATGAAACGATTAATCTTATTCTCTACATTAATTCTATTTCACCTAATCTCAAATGCTTGTATCATAAATTCTCCGATCATTACTAATGCCTCCTGTTTAACAACAAGTGATGGAGTAGTTAATTTTCAAACAGCAAATTGCGGTACCCTTCAATTTCTTTGGAATGATGGTGTATCATCAACAAATGTTAGAACTAATATGAGTCATGGAACTTATACTGTAACTATAACAGACCCTTTGCAACCAAATAACAGACCTATTACGAAAACAGTCATCATACCTGTTGATGATTTTTACTTAACAACAACCTCTACAGATGTTTCATGTCCAATTAACTGTGATGGGACTGCTACTGTTGTAGCGGTTTCGACCAGTCCCAGTATTAGCTATCTATGGAGCAATGAGAAACTAGCAATTCACTTCTCTCACTTTGTCAAGGAACATACAGTGTCACTGCAACGAATAACACTTGTGGCACTAGCTCTTCTAGTTCGGTTGTCGTAAATAATGCTCAAGCACAAAACAATACTAGCCACCTAAATACAATAAATCAAACCAATCAAAATGATATCATAACAAAAACCATAAAAGATGACGATGGAAATATTTATATTTTAGGTGATTTTACTGGTGAAAGTATAATTGGAGGATTCACTATTGATGCAGGAGGGAACTCTATTCAACAAAACGGAGTTTTTTTAGCTAAATATGACCCCTGTGGAAATCAAGCATGGGTATTTTATATTCAGAATGCTAACACTATACCTTACGATATACAGTCTATTGATTTATTTTTCCCTATCTGGAATCAAAACACAATTTATTTTTCTACTAATTTAGAAGGCTCCCCTCAAGGAAATTGGTTTAACTATAATTCATCAATTGGAAACTCTACGAATTTCGGAATAAGTTCTGCAAATTCTGGTCATAGGCTTTTTACTACTGCAGTAAGCACAAGTAATGGT
This genomic interval from bacterium SCSIO 12643 contains the following:
- a CDS encoding phenylalanine--tRNA ligase subunit beta, with the protein product MNISYNWLKEYVDVDLDVNRIGELLTDSGLEVEGIEDFISVPGGFEGLFVGEVLTCEKHPNADKLSVTTVNIGSDEPLNIVCGAPNVAAGQKVIVATVGCTLYPVSGESFKIKKGKIRGEVSMGMICAEDEIGLGTSHDGIMVLDNSLIPGTPISDVFKVEKDKVIEIGLTPNRAEAASHIGTARDLVALSVVTADLNVPEIKWPNVDTFKVDNTDLNIDVTVENTEACVRYTGVSMTGVEVKESPEWLQNRLKAIGLSPINNIVDISNFVLHEIGQPLHIFDADQIKDHQVKVKTLASDTKFTTLDEAERSLNERDLMICDSSDAMCIAGVFGGMTSGVSENTKNIFIESANFNPVWVRKTAKRHGLNTDASFRFERGVDPNLTVYGLKRAALLIQEIAGGQVSSEISDFYPNPVEPYAVDFRISYCNRIIGKEISKEEIIKILNGLEITVSEDQGDLLKLAVPYYRVDVLREIDVIEEVLRIYGYNNIELPTKYNASVISQDGLDHEILLNKVSDHLTSNGFMEAKSNSLTSSAYYENSENWPVAKSVRMKNPLSQDLNVMRQTMLFDALEAVRHNQNRQTNDLKFYEFGKTYQLNDQIQESHKLSLTLVGRRYPENWSTDSEKVGLQDLKGYVHSVFNLLHLNNQNIEISDQVISDFEYGIVLKVNNEIIAQGGLVSNEHVKTFGIKSDVFFIEIDWSFIKELSGTHKIKYVPVPKFPQMRRDLSLLLDNQIQFGQIEELAKKVDRKLLKEVNLFDVYEGKNLPKGKKSYAVSFTFQHADKTLTDKQVDKIMQKLIKELGSQLNAELR
- a CDS encoding CHASE2 domain-containing protein; this translates as MKIFLRKSVFICTIFIFGFLYLLAKIPMQFELLDPIGKALKDFELTDLVYSQLRTEQTLDTNIVLVNIAHLSRSEIGKQVEIINKYEPQVIGIDAFFRSKKTFQQDIQLIMALSQVKNLVLVSDLERPNADATCFDSLGTSHPQFNDFAQNGFADVKTSEVSFRTIRKFTPSFCLKDTNYLSFPAKLVELYDPSKVEKLLARNNELEIINWRGNYSKFYRIDAQQLLDEEGDFSFIKGKIVIMGFLGERELGEKSLEDTFFTPLNPQSAGRAYPDMYGATVHANVVSMILSEDYINQPPDWIMILIAFLLVYFNVAIFIWIGDHHKVYYDLITKMLILVEVALLFGIVMFILLYLQIKINLTVAIIAIIFSGDLTELYVGSLKDLAIIGLRKIGLNPDKYRSKEN
- a CDS encoding 1-aminocyclopropane-1-carboxylate deaminase/D-cysteine desulfhydrase, with amino-acid sequence MIWPQKKSNVQKLEDTLFDGKDVQVFMLRDDLLHPGISGNKWRKLKYNLLDSAEKGIYKIVTVGGPYSNHIAAVAEAGKLFGFDTIGLIRGYESYRSNSTLSRAEELGMEIRFFSKSDYNDINQDYFNKLRKEEGEFVFVPMGGGNLLGMRGSKEIVSEIPKETTHITVACGTGSTMAGIVAGTEENQKVIGFPAMKGGDFMVDEVNKFLRDAGVNMQNYNVETRYHFGGFAKMDVQLADFLKAFYEKHGFVLDGIYNGKMMFGLYKMITQDYFPKGSVITAIHTGGVQGNRGLNERFGFNIPLASD
- a CDS encoding glucosaminidase domain-containing protein yields the protein MRKLKYVIWSVLMIALYSSASGQSKMTREQYIAKYKDVAIENMRKHKVPASITLAQGLLESGNGNSELAKKSNNHFGIKCHSSWTGERTYHDDDKKGECFRVYKSVYDSYADHADFLHKKRYAKCFELKITDYKGWANELKRAGYATNPKYPKLLIKIIEDHQLYKYDQIALGKKKPKDQKNEGNETPNTEVKSPNESYDNNDQFGDVDYYAKPMVKLSKNKIKYIVASKGDTPETIARKMEMGPWQIKLYNNVSKDYKFIEGQIVYLQPKRNKGAQTYHIVRSGDSIWTISQKYGVKMKKIMKYNNLSKNAQLKPGQKIYLRRS
- a CDS encoding response regulator transcription factor produces the protein MARTKISVLTEDKWLEEKTAYEIQKSEYAVGFIGVSESHLLNYLKKNTIYNHILLIKPTPENQMAFSETFLRSLCKINVIIIGGPLADEHKAIIQSSHISGYLTLKDIHATTIKEMVFQINKLGYFPNDHIPIRYWINSPKKTQELVQPKFTNKEKLILFHMCHGFTNVEIAEIIKSSISNVRNHVERMKAKAQVQTNIEMVAVSVSNNWIQLCRENFKRHNPYIMKLTR